In one window of Henckelia pumila isolate YLH828 chromosome 1, ASM3356847v2, whole genome shotgun sequence DNA:
- the LOC140875233 gene encoding bet1-like SNARE 1-2, producing MSYRRDHRASRGALLDNLDSLEEGGLRASSSYSNDNDDHNEKAMDSLHDRVRFLKKLTGDVHEEVESHKRMLDRMGNEMDASRGIMSGTMDRFKMVFDKKSNRRACKLAMYFVILFFALYYIIRVLFNFMYG from the exons ATGAGCTACCGGAG GGACCATCGAGCTTCAAGAGGTGCCCTTCTTGATAACTTGGATAGCCTTGAAGAAGGTGGTCTTAGGGCCTCTTCCTCTTATTCAAATGACAACGATGATCATAATGAAAAAGCCATGGACAGTTTGCATGATAGAGTCAGGTTTCTGAAAAAG TTGACAGGAGACGTACATGAGGAGGTCGAGAGTCATAAACGTATGCTTGATCGAATG GGAAATGAGATGGATGCATCTAGAGGAATTATGTCAGGAACAATGGATCGTTTCAAGATG GTGTTCGATAAGAAATCAAATAGGAGAGCCTGCAAACTTGCCATGTATTTTGTTATATTGTTCTTTGCGCTGTACTATATTATAAG GGTGCTCTTTAATTTCATGTATGGTTGA